The Dickeya poaceiphila DNA window TGCCGCTAATGCCGAGAATGCGCTGTTCTGTATCCCGCGCCAGCTGCAAAATCGCCTCCGGGGTACGCGCCTCGTCATCCATGCAGTACAACTGCCATTCGAAATACGGCACCAGCAAAATATGGCGTTCATTGAAAGCCCGCATTGGCTGACGAGCGCGGATATCCGCCTGAATCAATGCATCAGGCATCGGCTCTCCTTGTGCGTTATGCGCATAACGCTTCAGCCAGTCGGCATCCTGCAACAGGCTGTCGCAGAACATCGACTGAGTTTCTGCGTAGGCCATTGAGGTTGGCGGAAACTCCTGCGCAAAACAGGGCGCATTCTGGCGGATATTAGCGAAATGCGCCGCGTGGCCGCCTTCATGGAACAACGTATTGATGCCGTTAGCGCCGCTGCCGATCTGATCCGGCTGCGCCAGGCTGGTGAAATTGATACGTGCGGGCAGCCACTGACCCTGATCGACAAACGGCGGCACCGGCTGATGCATAAAGCCGTTTTCATATTTACCTTTGCGCACCAGCAGGTCGAGCTGCATCTGTGCGCCGCTGAAATCGATATGCAGACGTTTGAAGCTATTGACCCAACGAGACAGCGAGGCAGAAAACGGAAAGTACGGATCCAACTGACGGGTGACATCGCCGGTACTGGCATAACGCACGTTCCACGGCTGTAGCGCCGCCTCGCCTTTTTCCGACGCCAGTTGACGCAGGCTGCGCAGGTTGGCGTCGCGGGTCTGCTCCTCAAAACGGTCAAGAATGGCGAACAACTGCTCCGGCGTCATCCGCTCGGTCTTGTTCACCTTGTAATCAAAGTAGTTGCGATACCCCATCTGACGAGCAAAGCGGTTACGCAGGCTGACCAGCGCCGGAAATCCGTGATTAACCAGCCACTGTTCTAAATCGCGCAGCGCCTGCTGTGAACTGCGGCGGTATTCCTCGTTATCATTGGTGGCCTGATTAGTCAGCAACTCGCCCAGCGAGGCGGAAACGCGCTCGCCCTGCTCATTGAGATGGGTGGGCTGATAGGTTTTACGGCGGGAAAACAGGTCATGCTCGGCAACAATCAGCTCATCCATCAGCGCCTGAGCCTGTACATCTTCAATTACATTGCAGTCAAAAAAGCGATACCAGCCGCGTAACCCGTGCAGCAGCGCGTCACGCGCTTCGCCAGCAGGCGCGGCTTCGACGTCGGCAATGTGTTGCCGTAGCTCGGCCAGCCGGGATGATTGCGAGATAAAACGTTTCCAGGCGCTTACCGCCTCAGCAAAACGCAAGGAAACGGTTTCGTCGCCGGTTCCCATATAACGCTGCCAGAAGAGATCCTCTTTCGCTTGGTGCACCGCCAGATAATCGCGGTTCAGGGCGTCAAAATATGCCTTAGCCTGTTGCATGTGGTTGTTCCTTACTTATTGTTAGTCGTTATGATCAACCCAGTCGTTTTCGTATCATTGAAGCAGCCTGTTCCATTGAGGCCGCTTCACCCGTTCCGACCAGACAGCACGCCAGTTGCAGGCGAATCGCCTGTGGTATCGGCTGTTCGCCTGCCAGACAAGCCTGCGTCCAACGGGCGGTAGTGACGGCATCCTTCACTGACGGCAGCGCGCCGCTCGCTACCGCGATATCCTGACGCACTTGCAGCATGTCCTGACGCTGTTCACGGATGAAATGTATTTCCGGGCAGCGCTGCGGGTTAGCATAGACCTCGCCTTCGGTGCCGTGCATCAGCAACGCACGACCATCAATATCCTGAAAGAATCTGCCGACCCGCCCGATATATTCCGGATGCGACACGCTCGCCAACCGCAATGCCTCGGCGTCGCCAAACGGCGTGGCCAGCTTGGCCAGTGTATGGGCGCTGTTGCGCACCCCCATGCGCCAGCGCAGATCTAACTGACGCTCAATGGCGGGGCACAGCAGCGACACCGGTATGAATATCGGTTCGCCTTGATCAAGCCGCTGCTGCGCTTCCTGCGCCTGCTCCACCGGCGTAATGCCCAGTTCACGAAAAATCGACTCGCTGGTTACACGGGTTGGATCGTGGCTCACGCCGTGCACCACCACCGGCAACCCCAGCCGATGCAGCAACAGCGCCAGTAATGGTGTCAGGTTGGCCTGTTTGCGAGCGCCGTTATAGCTGGGAATGACTACCGGCATCGGGCTGCCAGCCGGGGCGCGCAGATGCAAGGTCTGTTCGCTCATCGCCTGATAGAAACCACGCATTTCCGCTTCGGACTCGCCCTTAATGCGAAATGCGATCAACAACCCGCCCAGTTCCAGCTCAGGCACCTGATCATGCAGTATTTGAGCATACAGTTGATAAGCCGTGTCCTGCTCCAGATCGCGCGCATGATTTTTGCCGCGGCCAACCTCTTTAATGATTCGGGTGTAATCCATGATGTGCTCTCATTGATAAGGCAACGGTTAAGCAGTGTTCATAAACCGGGCGAACTGATAACGCCCGTCATAAAAGGATAATTTGTCTGGAAACATAGCATGAATTGGTCACAGGGGAAGTGTGAAAACGCCGCTGCCGCTGCGGAAACGGCGCGGCAGCGAAACTCCATCAACCGTTACCGTTTGCTGTTGGGGGTGCAGATAACCTGACGTACACAGTTCGCTACTCACCGTCCGGCATGGCGCGCTGTTCGATAGGAAATACAGGTAACGCGGCCAGCAACTGGGCGCCGTAGCTTTTGGTCAGCAAGCGGCGGTCGTAGATGACGATTTCACCAAAACAATCATGGCTACGAATCAACCGGCCAACCTGTTGAATCAGGCTAAATGAGGCGCTCGGCAAGCTTTGCACTACAAACGGATGACGCTTGAGGCTTTTCAGCCACTCGCCTTCAGTGAGGACAAGCGGGCTGTCTACCGGCGGAAACGCAATCTTGTGGATATGCACCTGCGACAGCAGCTCACCCTTGAGATCTAATCCTTCCGCGAAGGATTGCAGGCCGATCAACACGCTGGTCTGCCCTTGCTGCACCCGCTGACGGTGCAATTCCACCAGCCGGTAGCGCGGCTGATCGCCCTGCACCAGCAGCATCAACCGCAGATCCGGCACTTCGGTCAGAAATTGTTGCATCGCCCGTTGACTGGCGAACAGCATCAACATGCCTTTGTGGACATCCCGCTGCAATTCGGCGCGGAAAAACCGCGCCATCTCGGCGATATGTTGAGCTTCATGCGCGATCAGCGGTTCATGGCGCATACGCGGGATCACCAGCTTGCCCTGCTCGCGGTGATTGAACGGTGAATCCAGCGCGATAAACGTATCGCCCTCCTCTTCATCCAGCCCGGACAGCTCTTTCAGGCGGGAGAAGCTGTTAAGCGAGCGCAGCGTCGCCGAGGTGACCACCACGTGCGACAGATTGCGCCACAGCAACCGGTCCAACTGGTCGCATACGCGGATACCGGCGCAGTGAAAATAGAGATGCAGCTGATTATCGCGCCTCTCCCGCAGCAGCCATTTCGACACCGGCGCGTTAGAGGATTTCTCCAGCGCTGCCAGCCGCCATAGTTTGCTCTGCGCGTCCCAGTAACCGTTCAGGCGGCTGATGCGCAACATCGCCTGATGCAGCTTGACCACATCATGCTTGCCGGTTTTCTCCGCCAAATCATTGAGCAGGTATTCCGCCAGCCCACGCAGGCTATCAGCCAGTTTGCATAACCGGTTACAGCACTCACGCATCTCTTCCGGCAGTTCCCCCATCGGGAAACGGTAATCGGCGTCCGGCTGGGCAGGCGGCAAAAACAGGCTGCTCAGGCGCTCGAACAGTTGCAACTGTTCCCGAACCTCGCCGCAGTGATCGCCCAGTCGGTCGGGCTGCATCAGTCGCGGCGGCGATTTGGGCGGAAACTGCGCCAGACACAATCCCACCTGCTGAATCAATTGATCCATCTGATGTTGCACCGCGTTGACCGTCACCTCGCCGGACATCTCCAGCGCGTCGCGCGCTACATCCGGCACGTGGTGGCCTTCATCCAGCACCAGCAGCATGTTTTTGGCCTGCGGCAGTACCGAATCGCTCTCCATCGCTGCCATCACCAGCGCGTGGTTGGTCACCACCACATCGGCGTCTTCAATTTCCCGACGGGCCAGAAAAAACGGGCATTCGCGGTAATAATGGCAGTTACGCCCCAGACAGTTGGCCTTGTCGGTGCTCAGACGCTGCCACAGCGCATCGCTGACTGACTCCTGACAGTGATCGCGCAGCCCGTCCCAGGCATAGCTTTGCAGCGCCTGCTGTAGCCGGGCGCTGGTGGTTTGCTCTTCACGGCTCGATGGCAGGTGATCATCCATAAACAGCATCAAATCGCCCTGCGCCGATGCTTCGGTCGCCATCGCCGCCAGATTGCGCGGACAAACATAGCGCCCACGGCCAAACGCCGCAGTGAATTTCAGTTCAGGAATAAACTGGCGCAGCAATGGCAAATCTTTATTAAAGATCTGGTCCTGCAACGCCACGTTGGCGGTGCTGATCACCAGCGTTTTCAGCTCTGCTCGCCCAACAGCGATGCCGGGAATCAGATAGGAAAGGGTTTTACCTACGCCCGTCGGCGCTTCGATCACCAGATGACGCGGATAGTCGCCTGCCAGCGCTTTCGCCACTTCGGCGATCATCTGGCGCTGTGGCGCACGGGAAACAAAATCGGGAATCTGCTGTTGCAGCGCTTTATACCATTCGCCAATCTGCTGCTTTAACGCGGGGGTAAGGGTCATGCCGTCTCACTGTGGTTCAATCTGGCCGGTATTGTCCCACAGACTGGCGGCAACGTCAGCCACCATAATTGTGACGTTGTCACTTTACCTTATGCGTTGGCACCTTGACGCTGACAGCGGCGGCTCGGCTGGCTTGTATCCGATGACAGAGACTCTATAATCGCCGGAACCTGACCATTACAGGAACGGAACAAAAGGATAACCGGATGAATATTAAAAAACTGGGGGTTGTCAGCCTGTTTGCGCTCTGCGCATTAGGCGGCATTGGCGGCGTGATGCTGGTGGGGTATATCATTATCGTGCACGGCGGCTAACGGCAAACCGGCCAGTTCCGGCTACCTGTTACGGCACAGCCGGTTTTCCTGTCAGGCCCCTGGGAACAACACCTCAGGGGCCACGGTTTATTTATCTACAGCAACGCGTTACAGCAAGGTAAAGCTGCCGGTTTTCACGCGCTGAGAATCCAGCCCAATCATCACATCAAACTTGCCCGGCTCCACCACCTGCTGCATCTGTGCGTTGTAGAACATCAGATCCTGCGGCGACAGAGTAAAGGTCACGGTGCGGCTTTCACCCGGCATCAGCATCACCTTCTGGAAGCCACGCAGTTCTTTCACCGGACGACTGACCGACGCCACCACATCATGCAGATACAGCTGCGCTACGGTTTCGCCGGCGCGTTTACCGGTGTTGGTGACCGTTACCGAGGCGCTAATGCTGCCGTTGCGCTTCATCGTCGGGCTGGAGAGTTTCACGTCCGACACCGTAAAGGTGGTGTAACTCAGACCGTAACCAAACGGATACAGCGGGCCGTTGGCCTCGTCGAAATAATGCGAGGTGTATTTGTTGGGCGCATCCGCCGAATACGGACGACCGGTCGGCAGGTGGTTGTAGTACATCGGGATCTGACCTACCGAGCGCGGGAAGGTCATCGGCAGCTTACCGGACGGGTTATAATCGCCAAACAGCACATCGGCGATGGCGTTACCGCCTTCAGTACCGCTGAACCAGGTTTCCAGTATCGCGTTCGCCTGCTGATCTTCACGACTCAGGTCGAGTGGACGGCCATTCATCAGCACCAGCACCAGCGGCTTGCCGGTGGCTTTCAGCGCAGCAATCAACGCTTTCTGCTCCGGCGGAATCGTGATTTTGGCACGGCTGGAGGCTTCGTGCGCCATCCCCTGGGATTCGCCCACTACCGCTACCACCACGTCGGATTTCTTCGCCACGTCCACCGCTTCGTCAATCATCGCCTGCGGCGAGCGAGGATCAATCACAACCGACTCATCATACTCGTTCAGGAATTTGATCAACCCCGGATGGTTGGTGACGTTCGAGCCTTTAGCGTAGTAAACCCGCGCATTATACCCAACGGCTTTACGGATGCCTTCATACACGGTGACCGCCTGTGCCGGGCGCCCTGCGGCGGACCAACTGCCGATAATGTCACGTTTGCTGTCGGCCAGCGGTCCCACCACCGCGATAGCGCCGGATTTTTTCAACGGCAGAATATCAAGGCGGTTTTTCAACAACACCAGACTGCGGCGCGCTACGTCACGCGCTTCTTCGCGGTGCAGACGACTCTCGGCATTGGTGTCAATCGGGTCGGAACCCACCGGGCCAAGGTGACGATACGGGTCCTGGAACAGGCCCATGTCATATTTCATGTTCAGTACCTGGCGGCAGGCATCATCAATATTTTTCATACTGACCACGCCGCGCTTGACCAGCTCCGGCAGATAACGCACGAAATACTCGTCGCTCATGCTCATGTCGATGCCGGACTGCACCGCAATGCGCGATGCATCGCTGGGGTCCGCCGCCACACCGTGCTTGATAAGCTCTTTAATAGCGCCGTGATCACTGATAGTAATGCCTTTGAAATGCCACTGGTCACGCAGCACGTCTCTCAACAACCAGCGGTTTGAGGTAGCCGGTACGCCGTTGATGGAGTTGAGCGACACCATCACGCCATAACTGCCTGCATCAATCGCGGCTTTGTAGGGCGGCATGTAATCCTGGAACATGCGTTGCGGACTCATATCGACGGTGTTGTAGTCTCGCCCGCCTTCCGCCGCGCCGTACAACGCATAATGTTTCACGCTGGTCATCAGCGAGTGGCGACCAGCCAGGTCATCACCCTGAAAACCTTTTACCGTGACACGGGCGATTTCACTGGTCAGATAGGTATCTTCGCCAAAACCTTCGGAGACACGGCCCCATCGCGGATCACGGGTGATATCCACCATAGGCGCCCAGGTCATGTTCAGGCCATCTTCGGTCGCTTCATACGCGGCAATTCTCGATGACAGCTCCACAGCGCTCATGTCCCAGCTGGAAGCCAGCCCTAATCCAATAGGGAATACGGTACGCTGGCCGTGCACGACGTCATAGGCGAAAAACAGTGGAATTTTCAGGCGGCTGAGTTGCATCACCTGATCCTGCATCACGCGGATATCATGTCGGGTAACGGTGTTGAAAATGCCGCCGACCTGACCGTTGCGAATCATTTCACGGATGGCGTGTTTCGGATTATCCGGGCCGACGCTGATCAAACGAAGCTGGCCAATCTTTTCATCCAGCGTCATTTTCTTCATCAAGTCGTTAACGAAGGCATCGCGCTGCTGCCCGGCGGGTGTTACCTGCGGTGACGTCTGTTGCGACAGACTTTTTTGTAACACCGCACCGGGCGTCTGCGCCCATAGCGGGCTACAGGCCAGGCCGACCGCGAGCGCCAGTGAAGTAAACCGTTTCATTGTTATTGCGAGTTCCCTTAGCAGTTGTCGGTTCAGAAAGCGACAGTCTGCCCGATGAGTGTGATTGACAAGGCGGCTAATGTGCCACAAAACCGTGAGCGGAAAAACGGATATCACGTATTTTCCCACTCACGGTGTGATGCAGCACAAGGGCTGGAGAGGAATCACACACCTATCAAACAACTCGCTATCCGGTAAACCACAAGCCTGTGCTATCGGTTGCAATCGTCAGGAAGCGGTAGCGCTCAGTGCCTGATCCAGCGCACCGACCAGCCAGTCGATATCATGTGCCTGAAACGCCAGCGTCGGACGCAGTTTCAGAACATTCCCATGCGGACCAGCCACCGAGGTCAACACGCGCTGCTCACGCAGCTGTTCGATGACGTTCAGCGCCCGTGTTTTGTCCGGCGTTTTGTCGTCACGGTCGCTGACCAGTTCGAAACCGATAAACAACCCGGCGCCGCGAACGTCGCCCACACAGGCATGACGATCCGCCAACCCAGCCAGTTCTTTCAGCAACCGGGCGCCAACAACCTTGCTGTGCTCCTGCAGTTTCTCTTCACGAATCACCGTCAGCACCGCCTGTGCCGCTGCCATCGACACCGGGTTGCCGCCAAAGGTATTGAAATAGGGAATGTCATCGCTAAATGCGGCCAGCACTTCAGGTTTCGCCAGCAGCGCCGATACCGGGATGCCATTACCCATCGGCTTACCCATGGTGATAATGTCCGGCACGATGTCGTGACGGGCAAAGCCCCAGAAGGCGTCGCCGGTGCGGGCAAAGCCCGGCTGCACTTCATCGGCAATGAAGATGCCGCCATTGGCGTGCACCACCTCGATAGCGGCCTGCAAATAACCCGCCGGTCCCGGCAGTACGCCATCGGAAGAGAAAATCGAGTCGGCAAGAAAACCCGCAAATTTGATGCCGTGGGCAGCCATGTCATCGATCTGCTTCTGGATTTCCCCAGCAAACCAGACGCCCAGATCCGGAGCATCGACACGATAACGATCCGGCGCTGGCACCAGACGGGTGGTCGCGGCAATCGGCTGACCGCTGCCCAGCGCAGGCGACGCGCCGGAAGTCAGTTCGCTGGTGCCGTGGTACGCCTCGCGGGTGACGATAATCCCGGTGCCGCCACTGTAAGCACGCGCTACGCGAATCGCCAGATCGTTGGCTTCAGAGCCGGTACACATGTACATCGCTTTGGTGATGTCTTTTGGCACCAGCGTCAGCAGGTCTTCGGTGTAATCCAGAATGCGGTCATGCAGGTAGCGGGTATGGGTATTGAGCTGGCACATCTGCGCGTGCACCGCCTCAATCACCGCCGGGTGGCAATGACCAATGCTGGCGACGTTGTTGTACACATCCAGATACTGGTTACCTGCCGCGTCCCACAGGTATTGCTTCTCGCCGCGCACC harbors:
- the bglX gene encoding beta-glucosidase BglX encodes the protein MKRFTSLALAVGLACSPLWAQTPGAVLQKSLSQQTSPQVTPAGQQRDAFVNDLMKKMTLDEKIGQLRLISVGPDNPKHAIREMIRNGQVGGIFNTVTRHDIRVMQDQVMQLSRLKIPLFFAYDVVHGQRTVFPIGLGLASSWDMSAVELSSRIAAYEATEDGLNMTWAPMVDITRDPRWGRVSEGFGEDTYLTSEIARVTVKGFQGDDLAGRHSLMTSVKHYALYGAAEGGRDYNTVDMSPQRMFQDYMPPYKAAIDAGSYGVMVSLNSINGVPATSNRWLLRDVLRDQWHFKGITISDHGAIKELIKHGVAADPSDASRIAVQSGIDMSMSDEYFVRYLPELVKRGVVSMKNIDDACRQVLNMKYDMGLFQDPYRHLGPVGSDPIDTNAESRLHREEARDVARRSLVLLKNRLDILPLKKSGAIAVVGPLADSKRDIIGSWSAAGRPAQAVTVYEGIRKAVGYNARVYYAKGSNVTNHPGLIKFLNEYDESVVIDPRSPQAMIDEAVDVAKKSDVVVAVVGESQGMAHEASSRAKITIPPEQKALIAALKATGKPLVLVLMNGRPLDLSREDQQANAILETWFSGTEGGNAIADVLFGDYNPSGKLPMTFPRSVGQIPMYYNHLPTGRPYSADAPNKYTSHYFDEANGPLYPFGYGLSYTTFTVSDVKLSSPTMKRNGSISASVTVTNTGKRAGETVAQLYLHDVVASVSRPVKELRGFQKVMLMPGESRTVTFTLSPQDLMFYNAQMQQVVEPGKFDVMIGLDSQRVKTGSFTLL
- the dinG gene encoding ATP-dependent DNA helicase DinG, coding for MTLTPALKQQIGEWYKALQQQIPDFVSRAPQRQMIAEVAKALAGDYPRHLVIEAPTGVGKTLSYLIPGIAVGRAELKTLVISTANVALQDQIFNKDLPLLRQFIPELKFTAAFGRGRYVCPRNLAAMATEASAQGDLMLFMDDHLPSSREEQTTSARLQQALQSYAWDGLRDHCQESVSDALWQRLSTDKANCLGRNCHYYRECPFFLARREIEDADVVVTNHALVMAAMESDSVLPQAKNMLLVLDEGHHVPDVARDALEMSGEVTVNAVQHQMDQLIQQVGLCLAQFPPKSPPRLMQPDRLGDHCGEVREQLQLFERLSSLFLPPAQPDADYRFPMGELPEEMRECCNRLCKLADSLRGLAEYLLNDLAEKTGKHDVVKLHQAMLRISRLNGYWDAQSKLWRLAALEKSSNAPVSKWLLRERRDNQLHLYFHCAGIRVCDQLDRLLWRNLSHVVVTSATLRSLNSFSRLKELSGLDEEEGDTFIALDSPFNHREQGKLVIPRMRHEPLIAHEAQHIAEMARFFRAELQRDVHKGMLMLFASQRAMQQFLTEVPDLRLMLLVQGDQPRYRLVELHRQRVQQGQTSVLIGLQSFAEGLDLKGELLSQVHIHKIAFPPVDSPLVLTEGEWLKSLKRHPFVVQSLPSASFSLIQQVGRLIRSHDCFGEIVIYDRRLLTKSYGAQLLAALPVFPIEQRAMPDGE
- a CDS encoding aspartate aminotransferase family protein, with amino-acid sequence MATRSTIMDTNSFRAEHAAALTDDIRTLTEKRGRILGDSYRLFYRNPVHLVRGEKQYLWDAAGNQYLDVYNNVASIGHCHPAVIEAVHAQMCQLNTHTRYLHDRILDYTEDLLTLVPKDITKAMYMCTGSEANDLAIRVARAYSGGTGIIVTREAYHGTSELTSGASPALGSGQPIAATTRLVPAPDRYRVDAPDLGVWFAGEIQKQIDDMAAHGIKFAGFLADSIFSSDGVLPGPAGYLQAAIEVVHANGGIFIADEVQPGFARTGDAFWGFARHDIVPDIITMGKPMGNGIPVSALLAKPEVLAAFSDDIPYFNTFGGNPVSMAAAQAVLTVIREEKLQEHSKVVGARLLKELAGLADRHACVGDVRGAGLFIGFELVSDRDDKTPDKTRALNVIEQLREQRVLTSVAGPHGNVLKLRPTLAFQAHDIDWLVGALDQALSATAS
- the ybiB gene encoding DNA-binding protein YbiB, coding for MDYTRIIKEVGRGKNHARDLEQDTAYQLYAQILHDQVPELELGGLLIAFRIKGESEAEMRGFYQAMSEQTLHLRAPAGSPMPVVIPSYNGARKQANLTPLLALLLHRLGLPVVVHGVSHDPTRVTSESIFRELGITPVEQAQEAQQRLDQGEPIFIPVSLLCPAIERQLDLRWRMGVRNSAHTLAKLATPFGDAEALRLASVSHPEYIGRVGRFFQDIDGRALLMHGTEGEVYANPQRCPEIHFIREQRQDMLQVRQDIAVASGALPSVKDAVTTARWTQACLAGEQPIPQAIRLQLACCLVGTGEAASMEQAASMIRKRLG
- a CDS encoding M3 family metallopeptidase, with the protein product MQQAKAYFDALNRDYLAVHQAKEDLFWQRYMGTGDETVSLRFAEAVSAWKRFISQSSRLAELRQHIADVEAAPAGEARDALLHGLRGWYRFFDCNVIEDVQAQALMDELIVAEHDLFSRRKTYQPTHLNEQGERVSASLGELLTNQATNDNEEYRRSSQQALRDLEQWLVNHGFPALVSLRNRFARQMGYRNYFDYKVNKTERMTPEQLFAILDRFEEQTRDANLRSLRQLASEKGEAALQPWNVRYASTGDVTRQLDPYFPFSASLSRWVNSFKRLHIDFSGAQMQLDLLVRKGKYENGFMHQPVPPFVDQGQWLPARINFTSLAQPDQIGSGANGINTLFHEGGHAAHFANIRQNAPCFAQEFPPTSMAYAETQSMFCDSLLQDADWLKRYAHNAQGEPMPDALIQADIRARQPMRAFNERHILLVPYFEWQLYCMDDEARTPEAILQLARDTEQRILGISGSPRPTMAIPHLLSMESACSYQGYLLAMMAVEQTRHFFLQRDGYLTDNPAIGPDLTRHYWQPGNSLSHDETLRSLTGEGFNPDYLARECNLTEEEAWQQAQATIAAAMARPQPAADFSLNAHIQVVDGDTVLADNQYGDDALCQAFARVIEDTYPIHA
- a CDS encoding membrane protein — translated: MNIKKLGVVSLFALCALGGIGGVMLVGYIIIVHGG